The genome window CAACGTCTTGTTGAGGGCATGGCCGAGGTGCAGGTCGCCATTTGTAAACGGCGGACCGTCATGCAAAATGAAGCTCTGCCCAGCCGCGTTTTTGGCTTGAATTTTACCGTAAAGATCCAGTTTTTCCCAGTGTTCGATACGTGTGGGCTCGCGTTCCACGAGATTACCACGCATTGGGAATGCGGTGACTGGGAGATTGAGCGTATTTTTGAGGTCTAGAGCCATGATTTTGAGACCGGGGGCCATGTAAAAACGCGGCAGTGTGTTTTTTTGACTTCTCAAGTCAAGCACGCAGAATGTTCTCGCAGATCTTTAAATTTCACGCTTCTTACGTAGCGTTCGATGGTGCACTGCTGTGTGCCGCTTTATTTGATCTAATGACTCTCGCACTTCTAGGTTTCTCGGTTTCAAGTTTTCCACTGTGGGCACTCTTGCTCATCTTGGTCGTGGGTTTGGTTTCTCTCACTTTTGGTGGGGATTGGTTGACCGATGGAGCGGTTGCGATTTCAGCGAATTTTAAGATCAACCCTGTGGTGATCGGGCTGACGGTGGTGTCGATTGCGACCTCGATGCCGGAAATGGCGACCTCGTTGATGGCGGCAAAGAGTAACCCTGGTATCGCTCTGGGGAATATTCTAGGGAGTAATATTGCCAATATTGGTCTGATTCTGGGAGTTGCGGCGATGATCGCGCCGCTGAAGATCCAGCTGCGTATGATTCGGCGTGAAGTCCCGATTCTGATTTTTGTAACTTTGCTGTTTGGCGCATTCGCGCTCGGCGGCGGGTTTCATCGTATTGAAGGTGCGATCTTATTGCTGCTCACTGTGGCGTATTTGATCTATGTGGTGCGCGGAGCGAAAGAGCCAGATGCGCAGGCGGCAGTCGAGGAGTTCTCGGAAAGCACGGAGGCGGGACAACGTCAGACGACGTCCGTTGCATTGCTGTTGATCATACTTGGCGGCTTGGGCTTGGCATTTGGAGCTGACTGTTTGGTCGGGGCCAGCGTGGAATTGGCGACTCGCATGGGTGTCAGTGACTTGTTTATCGGGTTGTCTATTGTCGCGATCGGCACGAGTCTGCCGGAGTTGGCCGCATCGATTTCGGCGGTTCGTGCCGGGCATGGTGACCTTTGTGCTGGTAATATCGTGGGCTCGAATTTGTTTAATATGCTGCTCATTGGTGGCGGTGTGTCGGCATTTGCGGGCATCGATGTGCGTGATGAATTGCTGCTGGTAGAGTTTCCCGCGCTAGTGCTTCTTTCAGCCCTGCTACTATTGATCTTTAAGAGCGGACATATCGTCAGTCGGCGTGAGGGTGCGCTCTTGCTTTTCCTTTATGTTACGATTCTGTCGCTGTCTGGACTGTCTCAGTTTGGCTATCTTTTTTAATCAACCTAGAATTTTTAATTCCAACACATACACATTATGTCTGATTCCTATAAACCAGTAGTCCTTATCATCCGCGACGGGTGGGGGGAGAATCATAACTCGGAGCAAGACTCCTATAACGCGGTGAAGCTCGCCAAGACGCCTTGTGCGGATCGGCTCACCGCTGAGTGGCCTCGCACAGAGATCATGGCGTGTGGGCTCGATGTCGGCCTGCCGGTCGGTGTGATGGGTAACTCTGAAGTCGGTCACCAAAATATCGGCGCGGGTCGTGTGGTTGACCAAGAGCTCGTTCGTATCAACAAGGGCATCGAAACGGGTTCTGTCAAAGAGAGTGCGACGCTCAAGGCCGCGATTGCGAATGTGAAGGAGAAGGGCACTGCGCTTCACCTCATGGGCCTCGTGTCCGATGCGGGTGTTCACGCGATGTTGGAGCACATCTACGGCTTGATCCGCATTGCAAAGGAAGAGGGCGTTCAAGAGCTTTACCTGCATGCCTTCACTGATGGCCGCGACACTGGACCTTTCAGTGGCAAGCAGTTCATCAAGGAGGCCGAAGCTGAAATGGCAAAGATCGGACTTGGTAAAGTCGCGTCACTCTCCGGTCGCTATTGGGCGATGGATCGCGACAACCGCTGGGATCGTGTGCAACGCGCATACGACTGCCTCACTGGTCGCAATATCGAGACGACTGCGACGTCTGCAGAAGCAGGCATCCAGTATCAATACGACAATCCTGAGACAGCAGGCACCAAGGGCGACGAGTTCTGCCCGCCGACCGCTGTGGTCGATGCCGATGGCAAGCCGGTGGCTACCATCGCGGATGGTGATTCCGTGATTTTCTGCAACTTCCGTGGCGACCGTCCACGTGAGTTGACGCGTGCATTCATCCAAGACGACTTTGATGGATTCGATCGCGGTGCAAAACTCGACATCTACTTTGCGACTTTGAGCGAATACCAGAAGGGCCTCTGCGATAACATCGTGTTCTTCAAGCCGGAGAAAATGAAGGACATCCTCGCGAGCTATATTTCTGATAAGGGCATCCCGCAATTCCGTTGCGCTGAGACTGAAAAATTCCCGCACGTTACATTCTTCTTCAATGATTACCGTGAAGAGCCGTTTCCTGGCGAAGACCGTAAGCTCGTTCC of Lentimonas sp. CC4 contains these proteins:
- the gpmI gene encoding 2,3-bisphosphoglycerate-independent phosphoglycerate mutase; the protein is MSDSYKPVVLIIRDGWGENHNSEQDSYNAVKLAKTPCADRLTAEWPRTEIMACGLDVGLPVGVMGNSEVGHQNIGAGRVVDQELVRINKGIETGSVKESATLKAAIANVKEKGTALHLMGLVSDAGVHAMLEHIYGLIRIAKEEGVQELYLHAFTDGRDTGPFSGKQFIKEAEAEMAKIGLGKVASLSGRYWAMDRDNRWDRVQRAYDCLTGRNIETTATSAEAGIQYQYDNPETAGTKGDEFCPPTAVVDADGKPVATIADGDSVIFCNFRGDRPRELTRAFIQDDFDGFDRGAKLDIYFATLSEYQKGLCDNIVFFKPEKMKDILASYISDKGIPQFRCAETEKFPHVTFFFNDYREEPFPGEDRKLVPSRKDCATYDEKPEMSAYGIRDASVEAIKSGKYGLVVVNFANPDMVGHTGVVEACIKACEIVDGCVQDLLDAVDSVGGHAVITADHGNSDQLWNPENNGPHTAHTLNPVEVVMYGEGCKGRATLEGGALGDIAPTILELMGLEQPAAMTGHCLLK
- a CDS encoding calcium/sodium antiporter, encoding MTLALLGFSVSSFPLWALLLILVVGLVSLTFGGDWLTDGAVAISANFKINPVVIGLTVVSIATSMPEMATSLMAAKSNPGIALGNILGSNIANIGLILGVAAMIAPLKIQLRMIRREVPILIFVTLLFGAFALGGGFHRIEGAILLLLTVAYLIYVVRGAKEPDAQAAVEEFSESTEAGQRQTTSVALLLIILGGLGLAFGADCLVGASVELATRMGVSDLFIGLSIVAIGTSLPELAASISAVRAGHGDLCAGNIVGSNLFNMLLIGGGVSAFAGIDVRDELLLVEFPALVLLSALLLLIFKSGHIVSRREGALLLFLYVTILSLSGLSQFGYLF